The following proteins are co-located in the Polystyrenella longa genome:
- a CDS encoding metallophosphoesterase family protein gives MSRILLVADIHSNWSALSAIQEDFDACIVAGDIVDYGTNPIPCIEWVRKNATVAVRGNHDHAVAQRVAARSGAGFRALAAATRPVHWDLLRPSQMKYLARLPVMQQVEIGGLKILVVHGTPRDPMDEYLREDKSAWRNRLEGLDVDLVCVGHTHHPMYLDLGDTQVINPGSVGQPRDGDARAAYVIIENNEVMFKRVTYNIEESIKNMRVNGIDRWAIELTEQLLRSGGHPDSFRGTEADAQ, from the coding sequence ATGTCTCGTATTCTACTGGTTGCTGATATCCATTCGAACTGGTCTGCCCTTTCGGCGATCCAGGAGGATTTCGACGCCTGTATTGTGGCGGGGGATATCGTCGATTATGGAACTAATCCGATCCCCTGTATCGAATGGGTGCGTAAAAATGCGACCGTGGCTGTGCGGGGAAATCATGATCACGCCGTCGCCCAACGGGTAGCAGCTCGGTCGGGAGCAGGCTTTCGAGCGTTGGCAGCAGCCACGCGGCCCGTTCACTGGGACTTACTTCGTCCTTCGCAGATGAAATACCTCGCCCGACTACCTGTAATGCAGCAAGTGGAGATAGGCGGTTTAAAAATTCTGGTGGTGCATGGAACCCCGCGCGACCCGATGGATGAATATCTACGAGAGGATAAATCAGCCTGGCGAAATCGGCTGGAAGGGTTGGATGTTGATCTTGTTTGCGTCGGGCATACGCATCATCCAATGTATCTTGATCTCGGAGACACCCAGGTCATCAATCCTGGAAGTGTGGGCCAACCCCGAGATGGTGATGCCCGTGCTGCTTATGTCATCATTGAAAACAACGAAGTCATGTTTAAGCGAGTGACTTACAATATCGAAGAGAGCATCAAGAACATGCGCGTGAATGGAATCGACCGCTGGGCGATTGAATTAACCGAGCAGCTTTTACGCTCGGGAGGTCACCCGGACTCGTTCCGGGGAACAGAGGCTGACGCGCAGTAA